The DNA region TAGGCTCGGGCGGGTGAGCAACGGACACCCCTTCCCCGACCTGGTCGGCGCCGCCACCGGCGTCGGATCGCTGCCCGGCACCGACGCCCGGGAGGCCGCCCGGACCTCCACCGGCGCGCTGGAGCACCTGCCGTTCCTCCCGGAGCTGCCCGCCCGCGGGCCGGGCGCCGACATGATCGGCCGGTCCGTCGGGCTGCTGGTCGAGCTGTTCGCGCAGACCGAGCCGAGCGGCTGGCGGTTCGCCGACCGCCCCGGCCGGGACACCCGGCGCTCCCACTCCTGGCTCGGCGAGGACCTGGACGCGCTGGAGGAGTACACCCAGGGCTACGAGGGACCGCTCAAGGTCCAGGCGGTCGGGCCGTGGACGCTGGCCGCGTCGGTCGAGCTCAGGCACGGCGAGAAGGCGCTCGCCGACCACGGCGCCTGCCGGGACATCGCCGCCTCGCTCACCGAGGGGCTCCGCCGCCACCTCGCGGACGTCCGCAAGCGGATCCCCGGCGCCGAGGTGGTGCTCCAGCTCGACGAGCCCTCGCTGCCGGCCGTGCTGGCCGGGTCGGTGAAGACCGCCAGCGGCTTCCAGCGGCTGCGCTCGGTCGACCGGCAGGTGGCCGAGGAGGTGCTGCGCGAGGTGGTCCTGGGGGTGGACGCGCCCGTGGTGGTGCACTGCTGCGCGCCGCAGGTGCCGCTCCCGCTGCTGCGCCGGGCCGGGGTGGCCGGGGTGTCGCTGGACTTCTCCCTGCTGACCGAGCGTGAGGACGACGCGCTGGGCGAGGCGGTCGAGGCGGGCACGATGATCCTCGCCGGTGTCGTCCCCTCCACTGACCAGGGAGTGTCGGACCCGGCCGGTAGTGTCCAGGGTGTCAGGACGTTGTGGCGCAGGCTCGGGTTCGCCCCGGAGCTGCTGGGCCGCCGTGTGCTGGTGACGCCCACCTGCGGGCTGGCCGGGGCCTCTCCGGCGTACGCGCGCACTGCTCTGTCACACAGCGTGAAGGCGGGCCAGAGCCTGGTGGACAACCCGGAATGAGAAGTTAACGGAGGGCTTGCGGTGGTGGCTGTCGAGGGCTGGGAGGACGTCCCGGCGGAGGTGCGCAGGCGGCACGCCGAGCTGTCGGCCGAGATCGAGGACCACCGGGCCCGGTACTACGAG from Kitasatospora sp. NBC_00458 includes:
- a CDS encoding methionine synthase translates to MSNGHPFPDLVGAATGVGSLPGTDAREAARTSTGALEHLPFLPELPARGPGADMIGRSVGLLVELFAQTEPSGWRFADRPGRDTRRSHSWLGEDLDALEEYTQGYEGPLKVQAVGPWTLAASVELRHGEKALADHGACRDIAASLTEGLRRHLADVRKRIPGAEVVLQLDEPSLPAVLAGSVKTASGFQRLRSVDRQVAEEVLREVVLGVDAPVVVHCCAPQVPLPLLRRAGVAGVSLDFSLLTEREDDALGEAVEAGTMILAGVVPSTDQGVSDPAGSVQGVRTLWRRLGFAPELLGRRVLVTPTCGLAGASPAYARTALSHSVKAGQSLVDNPE